A portion of the Parambassis ranga chromosome 22, fParRan2.1, whole genome shotgun sequence genome contains these proteins:
- the LOC114427142 gene encoding nanos homolog 1-like, whose protein sequence is MDFLDRDYLDARSPYDYTFNFWNDYLGLSTLVAKNKINSPSCSPNSITESLKATLGLEDDDSPVCSCVIGHGRDSDGPLDCCCCAAPGSPPISIYDLKERISLLRPYEHLAGDSQLGDRDSHSYGGSFTGLDLLSMDRRRKQQTQRGKPEPKVCVFCRNNGAPEEVYGTHILKTADGRVLCPILRAYTCPLCSANGDNAHTIKYCPLSKDQPSQRVAKGGRVMGKRLKIF, encoded by the coding sequence ATGGATTTCTTAGACCGCGATTACCTGGACGCGCGGTCTCCGTATGATTACACCTTTAATTTTTGGAATGACTACCTCGGTCTCTCGACACTCGTCGCTAAAAATAAGATCAACAGCCCGTCCTGCAGCCCCAACTCTATAACCGAGTCTCTGAAAGCAACGCTGGGTTTGGAGGATGATGATTCCCCGGTTTGCTCCTGCGTAATTGGGCACGGCAGAGACAGCGACGGACccttggactgctgctgctgcgcggCCCCGGGCTCCCCACCGATCTCCATCTACGACCTCAAGGAGCGCATCTCCCTCCTCAGGCCATACGAGCACCTTGCTGGCGATTCGCAGCTGGGAGACAGAGATTCACACTCGTATGGGGGCAGCTTTACCGGCCTGGACCTGCTCTCCATGGACCGAAGACGCAAACAACAGACTCAGAGGGGCAAACCGGAGCCAAAAGTGTGCGTCTTCTGCCGGAACAACGGCGCACCGGAGGAAGTTTACGGCACCCATATCCTGAAGACAGCGGACGGCAGAGTCCTGTGCCCTATCCTCCGGGCTTACACCTGCCCCCTCTGCAGTGCCAACGGCGACAATGCGCACACCATCAAGTACTGCCCCCTTTCTAAAGATCAGCCCAGCCAGAGAGTGGCAAAGGGAGGCAGAGTGATGGGCAAAAGGCTGAAAATCTTCTAA